In Bacteroidota bacterium, the genomic stretch ATGGATTGACTTCCCTTCCCCACATAAAGACATTTTTCAACAAAGGCAAGGACTGGTTTCCTTTACCCGAATTGCCGGGTTCATTGTACAAGTCCCAAAGCACAATACGTTTATCTTTATTAAAACTTGTGAGAATATCTTTGACATATCTTTTCAACAAAGGATAAATGGCCGTATCCTTTTCCAGGTAACCAGGATCTTGCACCCAGCCGGAATTATGTATTCCCGGTTTAGGATCAGGTTGTTTCCCGGCATGGTAACCAGCATTCCAGCAATCATCGAAGATGCAGAATATTGTAGATATACCGTGTTTATGGGCAATAGTCAGGTAAGTATTCATCCTTTCTTTAAATCCGGAAGGATCAATTTCCCAAGCCAGATGATGTAAATAAACTCTCATTACATTCATTCCTATAGACTGGGCATATCCCAACTCCCTATCGATAGTTGCCGGGTCAAATGTTTCTTTTTGCCACATTTCCAACTGGTTTATGGCGCTGCTTGGAATAAAATCGCAACCCCGCAACCAGCCCCATTGTTTATACCATTCATTTGCCCTGGCGTTGGTCCATCGTTTGCCCATGACCGGATTTCCCTTCGCCTGAATTGGAGCTATATTCAGCAAAGAAAAACCTACCAATAAAGCTAAAAATATTCGTTTCATCATAAAACTTTTAAAAGTGATTTTTTGTGCTTATTGATTTAAAAGTGCCTTCAGAACCAAGGGTTTATTGGTGGTGATGAAATCAACATTGTTGTCTATCATCTCCTGCATTCCCTTTTTGCTGTCAACGGTCCATACATTAACGGTTAAGCCCAATTTTTTTGCATCGGCAATCCAGTTTATATTTTTTTGAAGAACTTTTAAATTATAATCAATACCTGTAAAACCTAATTCCTTTATCTTTTCAGGATCCAAATCACCTTTTAAATAAGATATTTTAGCTTTAGGATTGAGCCGGTGTAATTCCTGACAAATATTTAAACTAAAAGAA encodes the following:
- a CDS encoding cellulase family glycosylhydrolase codes for the protein MKRIFLALLVGFSLLNIAPIQAKGNPVMGKRWTNARANEWYKQWGWLRGCDFIPSSAINQLEMWQKETFDPATIDRELGYAQSIGMNVMRVYLHHLAWEIDPSGFKERMNTYLTIAHKHGISTIFCIFDDCWNAGYHAGKQPDPKPGIHNSGWVQDPGYLEKDTAIYPLLKRYVKDILTSFNKDKRIVLWDLYNEPGNSGKGNQSLPLLKNVFMWGREVNPSQPLSAGLWNNKLKDLCKFQLENDDVITYHDYEDVKNHKACIDSLRKYGRPLLCTEYMARRNKSLFSTIMPMLKAENIAAINWGLVSGKTNTIYAWDTPIPDGSEPQLWFHDIFRKDGTPYKVEEIKIIRSLTGKKAK